One window from the genome of Pyrus communis chromosome 16, drPyrComm1.1, whole genome shotgun sequence encodes:
- the LOC137720201 gene encoding signal peptide peptidase-like 1 produces the protein MEPLWKLFYLLEPAPFTLVVTAVGVTFGSAFRALNYGKEMEKNHDLSETSITLDRSQALMIPVMSSVSLLLMFYLFTSVSQLLTVFTAVASISSLFFFLSPYVAYLKSQFGLADPYVSRCCSKSFTRVQALLLLLCIGTVAAWLVSGHWVLNNLLGISICIAFVSHVRLPNIKICAMLLVCLFVYDIFWVFFSERIFGANVMVSVATQQASNPVHTVANSLSLPGLHMVTKKLELPVKIVFPRNLLGGEIPGGARDFMMLGLGDMAIPAMLLALVLCFDHRRSKDTVNLLDMHSSKGHKYIWYALPGYAVGLVTALAAGILTNSPQPALLYLVPSTLGPIVFISWIRKELAELWDGPLPNMNDKAHQIEV, from the exons ATGGAGCCTCTCTGGAAGCTTTTTTATTTGCTGGAGCCTGCACCTTTTACTCTAGTTGTAACGGCAGTAGGCGTGACTTTTGGATCTGCATTTCGTGCTCTAAATTATGGGAAAGAAATGGAGAAAAACCATGATTTATCTGAAACATCAATTACATTAGATAGGTCCCAAGCACTCATGATCCCGGTGATGAGCTCTGTAAGCTTGCTTTTGATGTTCTACTTGTTCACTTCCGTCTCACAACTCCTCACTGTATTCACAGCTGTTGCCTCTATTTCCTCCCTGTTTTTCTTCCTATCTCCTTATGTAGCCTATTTGAAGTCACAATTTGGTCTTGCGGATCCATATGTGTCAAGGTGTTGTTCCAAGTCATTTACGCGAGTCCAAGCCCTGTTATTGCTGTTATGCATTGGTACAGTTGCTGCTTGGCTTGTTTCTGGGCATTGGGTATTGAACAATTTGTTGGGCATTTCCATATGTATTGCCTTTGTGAGTCATGTCCGTCTTCCAAACATCAAAATTTGTGCAATGCTCCTTGTCTGCCTATTCGTATATGACATATTCTGGGTTTTCTTCTCTGAGAGAATTTTTGGGGCAAATGTCATGGTATCAGTGGCAACACAACAAGCCTCAAACCCAGTTCATACTGTTGCAAATAGTTTGAGTCTTCCTGGGCTGCATATGGTAACGAAGAAGTTGGAATTGCCTGTGAAGATTGTCTTTCCTAGGAACTTATTGGGTGGAGAGATTCCTGGAGGGGCCAGAGACTTCATGATGCTTGGTCTTGGTGACATG GCAATTCCTGCCATGCTGCTGGCATTAGTCCTATGTTTTGATCATCGAAGGAGCAAGGATACGGTAAATCTGTTAGATATGCATTCCTCAAAGGGGCACAAATATATTTGGTATGCCCTTCCTGGATATGCCGTTGGGCTGGTTACAGCTTTAGCAGCTGGCATCTTGACAAACTCTCCTCAACCTGCGCTTCTTTATCTG GTGCCTTCGACACTGGGACCAATTGTTTTCATTTCTTGGATAAGGAAGGAACTAGCAGAGCTATGGGACGGACCCTTGCCAAACATGAACGATAAAGCTCACCAGATTGAAGTATGA